From the genome of Pseudoxanthomonas sp.:
CTAGCTTCACCCGGCGGCGCATCCGGCCGCAGGTCCTGCGGCGGCACCCGCGGCACGTCGACCTGCAGGTCGATCCGGTCCAGCAGCGGACCGGAGATGCGGTTGCGATAGCGCGTGATGACCTCGTTGCTGCAGCGGCAACGACCGCTGCTGTCGCCGGCCCATCCGCACGGACACGGGTTCATGGCGGCTACAAGCTGGAAGCGCGCGGGGAACTCGGAGCTGCGTGCCGCGCGCGAGACGGTGACGGCGCCGGACTCCAATGGTTCGCGCAGCACTTCCAGCGCCCGCCGATCCCATTCGGTCAACTCATCGAGAAAAAGCACGCCGTTGTGCGCCAATGAAATCTCGCCGGGACGCGGCTGTGCGCCACCGCCGACCAGGGCGACGGCACTGGCCGTGTGGTGCGGAGCCCTGAAGGGGCGCTGCCGCCAGCGTGCCGGGTCGAGTCCGCGGCCACTGACCGAGGCAATCGCCGCGCTTTCCAGTGCTTCGCTTTCGCTCGACAGGGGCAGGATGCCGGGCAGGCGCGAGGCCAGCAGCGTCTTGCCGCAGCCAGGGCTTCCCACGAACAGCAGATGATGACCGCCGGCCGCGGCGACCTCCAGCGCACGACGTGCATGCAGCTGGCCGCGCACGTCGCGCAGGTCGGGCATCGGTGCCTCGGCCGTGCGGGTCGCTTCGGCGGGCGTGGTCGCGCGGGTACCGGCCAGCATCGCGCAGACCTCCAGCAAGGTGCGCGCGGTACAGGCACCGCCATCGTGCACCAGCGCCGCTTCGCCGCCATTGGCCAGCGGTACGACCAGTCGGCGATGGTTGGCTGCGGCCGCGAGTACCGCCGGCAGCACGCCGTCGACCGGCCGCAGTTCGCCGGTCAGGCCGAGTTCGCCCAGGAATTCCCATTCGGCCAGCGCCTGGCGGTCGATCTGGCCGCTTGCGGCCAGGATGCCCAGCGCGATCGGCAGATCAAACCGGCCGCCATCTTTCGGAAGATCCGCTGGCGCGAGGTTCACGGTGATACGGCGCGCCGGGAATTCGAACTGCGCACACAGGATCGCGGCGCGCACGCGGTCGCGGCTTTCGCGCACGGCGGCTTCGGGCAGGCCGACGATCTGGGTGGATGGCAGGCCGCCGGACAGGTGCACCTCCACCTGGACACCGGGGGCTTGCACGCCGGTCCGCGCACGGCTGTGCACCAGGGCAAGACTCATGGGGACACTCCTTGTCCGCCGATGGCGAGGGGCTAGCTGCGCGGGCTGATGCGCGATTCCAGGGCGGCCAGCTCACGTTCCAGCGCGTCGAGCTTCTCGCGGGTACGCAGCAGGACCGCGCGCTGCACTTCGAACTCCTCGCGGGTCACCAGGTCCAGTCGTGACAGGCCGGATTGCAGGGCGCTCTTGAAGGTGCGCTGCAGGTCTTCGCGCGATTCGCGCAGGCCCGGCGGCACCAGGTCGCTCAGGCGGCGGGCCAGGTCGTCGATGGGGTTCAGGTCGATCATGGGGCGTCTCCCGTTGGTGACCGCAAGGCTCGCACGCACGTCCGGGGCGCTGCCATCGGCAAATTCCGCACCCGCAGCTCGGAAAAATCCGAGCGCCGGTACGGACGAAGGGTCACATTGGAACGGATGGATGGCCGATGACGCAACGCCGGTACAGCTGGATCAGGTCTTGCTCCAGGCGTAGAAGCGCTTCCAGCTGTTGCGGATGGCGGTCACCCACGGGCGCTGCGCCACGATCTGCGCACGTGCGCCGGTGACCTTGCGGCCGGTCAGACGCTGCTGGATCTTCAGTGCGTTGGCCAGGTCCGAGCGGCGCAATTCACGCAGCAACGGCAGGCGCATCATCCAGCGCGGCAGGCGCATGGCCGAGGCGTAGTCCAGCAGCACCAGGGTGCCGCCGCTGACCATCAGGTTGGAGCTGTGCAGGTCGTTGTGGGTGATGCCTGCGGCGTGCAGCTGGGCGATCAGGGCGCGCAACTGGCGGAACACGGCTTTGCCGGTGTCGACCGCTTCGCCACCCAACGCGGTGCCGGAAATGAATTCCATGCCCAGCAGCAGGCCGCCGGCGGTGCCCAACAACATTGGCGCATGGCGCCAGCCCTGCAGGTGCCTGAGCATCTTGGCTTCGCGCCAGACCAGCAGGCGCGCCAGCAGCGCCATCGGCGTACCGGCGTAGCGGCGGTAGTCCTTGACCACGACCGGGCGGCCCTCGTACGGGGTGACGTAGACGTCCGGTTCCAGCACGCGCTCGCCGCGCTTGAGCAGCTTGGCGGTGGCGGGCAGGCGGGCGCCGGGATGAAAGGGGAGCAGGGCGGTATTCATGGGATGTTTGCGTACGGCGGTTGCGCGGTCCGGGGGATCAGGCGCTGCAAGGGCGGTTTCGCAATTACTGAACTTGTTGTATCGGCAAACAATTCTAACGTCTTTCCGACATCAGGATGTAACGAATTTCCGACATAAGCGGCCCCGGGCACCGTACAGACTGTTCTGGCAGCCGCGCTGATATCCCTGATTTATCAGTAATTTAGATTTCACACGACGCTGCCGTCGTGGCCTCGCAGCCAGCGGGACCGGTGCCAGGCAGGCCGGGAGTCAAGGCATGCTGGCGAGGGCGGAAGGGCCTGGGGCGCAGCATCCAGCGCCAGGCACGGGGCGCGAAAACATGGCCGCGGGGCGCCGCCGCATAGGTGTTGGGCGAACTCAGTAGGTGCGCGATGCGCGGCCCATCTGCCAGCGCCGATGCCAGGAAGGCCGAGCGGCCCGGTGAGCGTGGGGATTCGGCTGCCACAAACGACAGCGGGGCGCGGAAGATTCCGCGCCCCGCTGCGTTTCAACGCGAAGTTGCTGTCTAGAACTCGGCGCCGAACGTCAGGAAGATCTGGCGCGGCGCGCTGGCGTGGATCGCATACAGCGTGCCGTTGGGATCGGCCGCGGCGGTGGAACTGATCTGCGCGGCGTAGCGCTTGTCGGTGAGGTTGGTCACGTTCAGGGCCACGTTGATGTTACGCAGGCCCATGCCCTCACCAAAGTTGTAGCCGCTGCCGAAGTCGAAGGTGGTCACGCCCGGCACTGACTGGTCGTTGGTGTAGGTGTAGTAGCGCTTGCCGGTGTACTTGCCACGCAGGCTGACGTTGAAGCCATCGCGACGCCAGGTCAGTTCGCTCGACGCCATCTGCTGCGGTGTATCGACCGTGATCTTGCCGGCGACCGGTACCTCGACGCCACCGGCGACGTAGTTGTCCTCGTAGGTGGTCTTGTTCCAGGACAGCGCGTTGTACCACTCCAGTCCGTCGATGGGCTTGAGGATGAAGGTCAGTTCGGCGCCGTTACTCTTGACCGAGCCGACGTTGACGAACTGGGTCACGCACTCGGGCCGGGTGCCGACTTCGATGCTTGAACACGGATTGAGCGAGAGCAGGCGGTTGTCGAACAGCACGTGGTAGACCGCCAGCGAGGCCTGGTACTTCTCGCCGAAGTTGCGCCAGCCCGCTTCCAGCGTGCGTGACTTCTCCGGTTGCAGTCCCGCGGCAGCGGCAAACGATGCGGGCGATACCTGCAGCGGGCCGCCGCTGCCACCACCGACGAACGCGGCGATGTTTTCGGCGTAGGAAGCAAAGACTTCGTTGGCGGCGTTGATGCGGAAGCCGGCGCCGATCTGCGGCAGGATCGTTTCCTTGGCGACCAGCGTACCGCTGGCCAGCGAGGTTTCGGTACCGGCCTTGGAGACTGCTTCCATCTCGGTGCGCGGGCTCTTGAAGCCCACGTCCACAGTCAGGCGGTCGTCGAGGAACTTCATCCGGTCCTGCACGTAGAACTGGCGCGTGTGGATGGCGAAGTCCTGGTCGAACAGCCGGCGGTCCGGATGGTTGACGTAGAAGTCGTCCACGAACGGGCCGGTCACATAGTAGAAATTGCGCTCGACGTTGTGGTCGTTGTACTCGTACCAGAAGCCTGCCTCCAGCGCGTGGATGCCCCATTGCCAGGTCAGCGCCGCGGTCATGCCGGTGCGGTTGATGGTGTAGTTGGTCGAGCGGATCGAGATCGGCAGTTCCTCGTCCGTGCCCGGGTTTGAAGCCTGGCCCGGCGCCCACCAATGGCCCTGGCCGCGGTTCTCGTGGTGGTAGGCCATCACCTTCAGGCGCGCGCTGTCGCCCAGGGCGATGTCGCCATCGAGCGAATACAGGTTGTCGTCACGCAGGGCGCGGGACTGGTAATACGCATCGTCGATGCTGTTGACGTCGCCGGTGAACGCGCACTGCGCCGCGTCGTACGTGGCGGGTGCGCAATAGGCCGCGGCGACGGCGCGGTCCCAGTCCGGCGCGTAGATGTTCCAGTCCCAGCCCAGGCCGCGCGCCAGACCGCTCTTGGACAGCGAGGCGTAGTTGGCCTGGCTCACGCGCGAGGTCGCGACGAACGCGCTGAAGCGGTTGTCGCCGATGTTCCACACCGCCTTGGCATTGAACTGTTTGGTGGTCTGGTTCTGGCTGGGCGCGGTCCACATGTCCGCGTCCTGGCGCACGCCGGACACGTACGCGGCGAAGCCGTTGTGGTCGCCGGTATCCACGCGCACGAAGGTGCGGTTCTCGCTGTCGCTGCCCACGGTCTGCGCGACGCGGCCGCCGAATTCGGTGGAAGGGTCCTGCGAAAAATACTGGATCGTGCCACCCAGGTTGCTGGTCGAGGCCACGCCGAGCGAGCCGATGCCCTCGGACAGCTCCGCGCCGGCCAGGTTCTCGGGAATCAGCGCGCGGGCGATGCTCAGGCCGTTGTAGTTGCCGTAGCTGTTGTCACCCAGCGGAATGCCGTCCAGCGTGTAGCCCAGGCGGCTCTTGTCGAAGCCGCGCAGGCTGATGGTCTGCGATTCCTCGTTCGCGCCGAAGGCGTCGTTGGACTGCACAGATACGCCCGGCAGGCGGTTGAGGATCTTCTGGCCGCTGGTGCCAGGCGGCAGCACCTGCTTGTCGACCTCGCTGATGCGCTGCACCTGGCGGGTTTCGCCGGCGCCGATCACCGACACGTTGTCGAGCGTCTTGGCATCGGTGTTGCTGGCTTCGGCCGGTGCGGCGGCAGGCGTGTCGTCGAGGGCGTTAGCGGCATGGGCGTGGCCTGCGCAAAGCGCAAGCGACACCGCGACCGTCAGGGTGCGGATGTGCATGGTGTTCCGTGGTGGGGAGGGGGTACACGACAGCGCAGATGCGTTGCGCGCGACCACACCATGACCACGGAAGATGAAAGGTTTCTTACATCGTGCTGCGCGATGTCATGCAGCGTGACGTGGTGTTGATTTTTTGCGGCTCCGACATGAATTCACGCCGGAAGTCCGGCAATGCGTGCGGTGCGCGATCGCACGACACACGCATTGCACCGGGCCCGCGAGGTCAGGGCTTGCGCCAGCCATCCACCGCGGCGCGACCCAACGCGGGATCATCGGTGAAGAAGCCGTCGATGCCGGCATCCAGCAGTGCGCGCATTTCGGCGATGCTGCCGGCGTCATGGCGCGTGGTGGGCGCGTCGCCGTCACGCAGGTTCCCGGGCAGGAAATAATTTTCCGGGCGGAAGGTGTAAGGCTCCACCTTCAGGCCGGCCGCATGCGCATCACGCACCACCGACGAGGGCGTTCCGAGGTTCTGCTGCGCATCGAACGGAATCACGCTGCGCAGGTTCGGTCCCAGGATCTGCGCGTAGCGGGCCACCTCGCGCAGGCCTGCTGCGCTGAGGATCTGCGCATAGGTCTGGCTGCCACCGGCGGCGAGCACGTCTCCCGGCTTTTCATCGGGCGCGCCGGTGAGCTGCAGCAGCTGGATGTTCGGATGGTTCTTGCCCAGCAGCGTGTGCAACTGCTTGAGGTTGGCGAGCTCGAAGGACTGGATCACCACCGGCGCGCTGCGCGTATAGGCATGGGCCTGCAGCGTCGCCAGCACCTTGGCTTCCATCGCCAGGCCGTGCTGCTGGAAATAGGTGGGGTGCTTGATCTCGGGAATGAGGCCGATGACGCGGCCACGCGCGGCAGCTTCGGCCGCGGCGAAGTCGATGATCTCGTCCAGCGTCACGATCTGGAACTGGCCATCGAAGGCGGTACTGCGCAGCTGCGGCAGGCGTTCGCGGGCGCGCAGGGTCTTCAGCTCGGCCAGGGTGAAGTCTTCGGTGAACCAGCCTTCGATCCGCTCGCCGTCGATGGTCTTGGTCGTCTTGCGTGCTGCGAATTCCGGATGCGCAGCGACATCGGTGGTGCCGCCGATCTCGTTCTCGTGGCGCGACACCAGTGCGCCGTCCTTGGTGGACACCAGGTCAGGCTCGATGAAGTCGGCGCCGTCCTCGATGGCCTTCGCATACGAAGCGAGTGTGTGCTCGGGGCGCAGCGCGCTGGCGCCGCGGTGGCCGATCACCAGCGGCTTGTCGGTCGGCAGCGGGCGCAGGTCCTGCGCCGAGGCGGTGGAAGAAAGCGTCGCGCCCATGCAGGCCACCAGGAACAAGGTCGAACGGATCATGCAGGTCTCCGAAAGCGGTTGCCATCCGGCGAAGGACGGCAGGGTCATGACGTTGTAGCGTCGCGCATGGCCAAGGCAAGGGCATGACATCGGCGGGTCGATCTGCAGAAGCCGAACTGCGGGCACAAAAAAGCCGCGCGGCATGACCCGCGCGGCTTGGTTCAAGCCGGCCTGAAGCGGGCCTGGCGTCAGGCTTCGCCCAGTGCCTTGGCCACGAACGGCGGTGACACCAGCACGCCGGTATGCAGCGGCGCGGTGTAGTACAGGGTGTCGAACGGCTTGGCGGCCGCATCGGCCTGGCGGAAGGCGAAGTCCTTGCCCGCGTGCTTGGACGCGATGGTCACGCTCCACCAGCCGGTCGGGTAGCACGGCTGCGGGAACGGCAGGGTCTTGAACGACTGGAAGCCGGCCTTGCCCATTTCCGCACGCATGTCCTTGATCAGGTCCAGCAGCGCCAGCGGCGACTCGGACTGCTGCACCAGCAGGCCATCGGGCTTGAGCGCCTTGAAGCAGCTCTCGAAGAACGCCTTGTTGAACAGGCCTTCGGCCGGACCGACCGGGTCGGTCGAGTCCACGATCACCACGTCCACGCTGCCCGGGGCGCAGTTGGCCATGTAGGCCACGCCGTCGTCGAACAGCAGCTCGGCGCGCGCGTCGCCGTTGGATTCGCACAGCTCCGGGAAGTACTTCTCGGCCATGCGCGTGACCTGCTCGTCGATGTCGCACTGGGTGGCGCTTTCCACGCCCGGGTGCTTGAGCACCTCGCGCAGGGTGCCGCAGTCGCCGCCGCCGATGATCACCACGCGCTTGGGCGCGGCGTGGGTGAACAGCACCGGGTGGCTGATCATCTCGTGGTAGAAGAAGTTGTCCTTGGTGGTCAGCATCATCGCGCCGTCGATCACCATCAACTTGCCCCAGTCGGTGCTGTCGTAGATCTCGATCTTCTGGAACGGCGACTGCACCTCGTCCAG
Proteins encoded in this window:
- a CDS encoding YifB family Mg chelatase-like AAA ATPase, with the protein product MSLALVHSRARTGVQAPGVQVEVHLSGGLPSTQIVGLPEAAVRESRDRVRAAILCAQFEFPARRITVNLAPADLPKDGGRFDLPIALGILAASGQIDRQALAEWEFLGELGLTGELRPVDGVLPAVLAAAANHRRLVVPLANGGEAALVHDGGACTARTLLEVCAMLAGTRATTPAEATRTAEAPMPDLRDVRGQLHARRALEVAAAGGHHLLFVGSPGCGKTLLASRLPGILPLSSESEALESAAIASVSGRGLDPARWRQRPFRAPHHTASAVALVGGGAQPRPGEISLAHNGVLFLDELTEWDRRALEVLREPLESGAVTVSRAARSSEFPARFQLVAAMNPCPCGWAGDSSGRCRCSNEVITRYRNRISGPLLDRIDLQVDVPRVPPQDLRPDAPPGEASAAVRDRVATARQRQLARDGVLNARLGQAATFACCRLSDADQALLERAIDRLQLSARAMQRTLRVARTIADLAGADDIATPHLTEALGYRRMEPRSAAHAA
- a CDS encoding accessory factor UbiK family protein translates to MIDLNPIDDLARRLSDLVPPGLRESREDLQRTFKSALQSGLSRLDLVTREEFEVQRAVLLRTREKLDALERELAALESRISPRS
- a CDS encoding kinase; this encodes MNTALLPFHPGARLPATAKLLKRGERVLEPDVYVTPYEGRPVVVKDYRRYAGTPMALLARLLVWREAKMLRHLQGWRHAPMLLGTAGGLLLGMEFISGTALGGEAVDTGKAVFRQLRALIAQLHAAGITHNDLHSSNLMVSGGTLVLLDYASAMRLPRWMMRLPLLRELRRSDLANALKIQQRLTGRKVTGARAQIVAQRPWVTAIRNSWKRFYAWSKT
- a CDS encoding TonB-dependent receptor, which encodes MHIRTLTVAVSLALCAGHAHAANALDDTPAAAPAEASNTDAKTLDNVSVIGAGETRQVQRISEVDKQVLPPGTSGQKILNRLPGVSVQSNDAFGANEESQTISLRGFDKSRLGYTLDGIPLGDNSYGNYNGLSIARALIPENLAGAELSEGIGSLGVASTSNLGGTIQYFSQDPSTEFGGRVAQTVGSDSENRTFVRVDTGDHNGFAAYVSGVRQDADMWTAPSQNQTTKQFNAKAVWNIGDNRFSAFVATSRVSQANYASLSKSGLARGLGWDWNIYAPDWDRAVAAAYCAPATYDAAQCAFTGDVNSIDDAYYQSRALRDDNLYSLDGDIALGDSARLKVMAYHHENRGQGHWWAPGQASNPGTDEELPISIRSTNYTINRTGMTAALTWQWGIHALEAGFWYEYNDHNVERNFYYVTGPFVDDFYVNHPDRRLFDQDFAIHTRQFYVQDRMKFLDDRLTVDVGFKSPRTEMEAVSKAGTETSLASGTLVAKETILPQIGAGFRINAANEVFASYAENIAAFVGGGSGGPLQVSPASFAAAAGLQPEKSRTLEAGWRNFGEKYQASLAVYHVLFDNRLLSLNPCSSIEVGTRPECVTQFVNVGSVKSNGAELTFILKPIDGLEWYNALSWNKTTYEDNYVAGGVEVPVAGKITVDTPQQMASSELTWRRDGFNVSLRGKYTGKRYYTYTNDQSVPGVTTFDFGSGYNFGEGMGLRNINVALNVTNLTDKRYAAQISSTAAADPNGTLYAIHASAPRQIFLTFGAEF
- a CDS encoding glycerophosphodiester phosphodiesterase, giving the protein MIRSTLFLVACMGATLSSTASAQDLRPLPTDKPLVIGHRGASALRPEHTLASYAKAIEDGADFIEPDLVSTKDGALVSRHENEIGGTTDVAAHPEFAARKTTKTIDGERIEGWFTEDFTLAELKTLRARERLPQLRSTAFDGQFQIVTLDEIIDFAAAEAAARGRVIGLIPEIKHPTYFQQHGLAMEAKVLATLQAHAYTRSAPVVIQSFELANLKQLHTLLGKNHPNIQLLQLTGAPDEKPGDVLAAGGSQTYAQILSAAGLREVARYAQILGPNLRSVIPFDAQQNLGTPSSVVRDAHAAGLKVEPYTFRPENYFLPGNLRDGDAPTTRHDAGSIAEMRALLDAGIDGFFTDDPALGRAAVDGWRKP
- the speE gene encoding polyamine aminopropyltransferase; the encoded protein is MTANDSWFIEHFQPTGSAIGFRLKGKLDEVQSPFQKIEIYDSTDWGKLMVIDGAMMLTTKDNFFYHEMISHPVLFTHAAPKRVVIIGGGDCGTLREVLKHPGVESATQCDIDEQVTRMAEKYFPELCESNGDARAELLFDDGVAYMANCAPGSVDVVIVDSTDPVGPAEGLFNKAFFESCFKALKPDGLLVQQSESPLALLDLIKDMRAEMGKAGFQSFKTLPFPQPCYPTGWWSVTIASKHAGKDFAFRQADAAAKPFDTLYYTAPLHTGVLVSPPFVAKALGEA